In Papaver somniferum cultivar HN1 chromosome 1, ASM357369v1, whole genome shotgun sequence, a genomic segment contains:
- the LOC113358488 gene encoding protein NDR1-like, whose translation MSMKICCRRSLVVLVGLSFLFSSPVVGSDAYDNFPKCTIEDFYVPALNKASNDATNSTINTTISFDLRLKIEIPSIWRVDYNTFNITLYYYHNGSSATGEILIPSPIGNICIPKFSGSTSENPQHHVVKVQTFGIPWEEARIAVSNGGTTTFRVELASRVSYEMLLIKFFTHTKTGTVEFGANVTVNDQGNKSVSKGLRLTSSSRRINIHPSSFFLLALSVLSLIL comes from the coding sequence ATGTCGATGAAGATTTGTTGTCGAAGGTCTTTAGTCGTTCTTGTAGGGTTATCGTTTCTATTTTCTTCGCCTGTTGTAGGCTCTGATGCTTACGATAATTTCCCGAAGTGTACTATAGAAGACTTCTATGTTCCTGCTCTCAATAAAGCTTCCAATGATGCAACAAACTCGACAATCAATACAACCATATCATTCGATCTCAGACTAAAGATAGAAATTCCTAGTATTTGGAGAGTTGATTATAATACTTTTAACATCACTCTTTATTATTACCACAATGGTAGTAGTGCTACTGGTGAGATTCTAATACCTTCACCCATTGGGAATATATGTATTCCGAAATTTAGTGGATCTACGTCTGAGAATCCACAGCATCATGTTGTGAAGGTTCAGACTTTTGGGATTCCTTGGGAGGAAGCTAGGATTGCAGTTTCTAACGGCGGCACTACCACATTCAGAGTTGAATTAGCTTCACGTGTTAGTTATGAAATGTTGCTTATAAAATTCTTTACGCATACCAAAACAGGTACGGTGGAGTTTGGTGCCAATGTTACTGTCAATGATCAAGGAAATAAATCAGTATCTAAAGGTTTGAGGCTCACTTCATCTTCTAGGCGTATTAATATTCACCCATCTAGCTTTTTTCTTCTCGCTTTATCAGTTTTGAGTTTAATTTTGTGA
- the LOC113312606 gene encoding histidinol dehydrogenase, chloroplastic-like, translating into MDIQIVSLNPRSNCLIRNPRFSGSFSKSSSFHSLLRFSAKPKENNTIRSAMKSYRLSELSKTEVDNLKARPRIDFSSIFSTVQPIVDDVRNRGDEAVTDYTARFDKVSLDKIIERVADIPDPQLDPAVKEAFDVAYDNIYAFHFAQKAPPVKVENMKGVRCKRVSRCITSVGLYVPGGTAVLPSTALMLAVPAQIAGCKIVVLATPPGKDGSICKEVLYCAKKAGVTHILKAGGAQAISAMAWGTSSCPKVEKIFGPGNQYVTAAKMILQNSEAMVSIDMPAGPSEVLVIADKHASPAHIAADLLSQAEHGPDSQVVLVIAGDGVDVEAIEKEISSQCQSLPRGDFASKALAHSFTVFARDMVEAISFSNLYAPEHLIMNVKDAENWEEFIENAGSIFLGPWTPESMGDYASGTNHVLPTYGYSRMYSGVSLDSFLKFITVQSLTEEGLKLLGPHVVKMAEVEGLEAHKRAVTLRLRDIEARVPV; encoded by the exons ATGGATATTCAAATCGTTTCTCTTAATCCGAGGAGCAATTGCTTAATTCGGAATCCCCGTTTCTCTGGGTCCTTCTCAAAATCTTCATCATTTCACTCTCTTCTCCGTTTCTCTGCAA AACCAAAGGAGAATAATACTATTAGGTCTGCAATGAAGTCTTATAGGTTGTCCGAGTTGTCAAAAACTGAGGTTGATAACCTTAAGGCTCGCCCTCGTATTGATTTCTCTTCCATTTTTAGTACG GTCCAACCCATTGTCGATGATGTACGCAATAGAGGCGATGAGGCTGTTACAGA TTATACTGCGAGGTTTGACAAAGTTTCTCTGGATAAAATCATCGAACGGGTGGCTGATATTCCTGATCCTCAG CTTGATCCAGCTGTTAAAGAGGCATTTGATGTTGCGTATGATAACATATATGCATTTCATTTTGCTCAAAAGGCTCCCCCGGTGAAAGTTGAGAATATGAAA GGTGTTAGATGCAAGCGAGTATCAAGGTGCATTACTTCTGTGGGTCTTTATGTTCCTGGGGGAACTGCAGTTTTACCTTCAACAGCTCTCATGCTTGCAGTG CCTGCACAGATTGCAGGATGCAAAATTGTTGTTCTGGCTACTCCCCCAGGAAAAGATGGTAGCATTTGCAAG GAGGTGCTTTATTGTGCTAAGAAAGCAGGTGTGACTCATATTCTTAAAGCCGGGGGAGCTCAG GCCATTTCAGCCATGGCGTGGGGGACATCATCTTGTCCCAAG GTGGAAAAAATATTTGGACCTGGAAATCAATATGTCACTGCTGCAAAAATGATTCTTCAG AACAGTGAAGCGATGGTTTCAATAGACATGCCTGCGGGCCCTTCTGAAGTTCTGGTTATTGCCGATAAACATGCCAGCCCGGCTCATATAGCAGCTGATTTACTTTCTCAG GCAGAGCATGGTCCTGACAGTCAGGTTGTGCTTGTAATTGCTGGAGATGGTGTAGATGTGGAGGCCATCGAGAAGGAAATCAGCTCGCAGTGTCAGAGTCTTCCTAGGGGAGATTTTGCTTCGAAGGCACTTGCCCATAGTTTCACTGTGTTTGCTCGTGATATGGTTGAG GCCATCTCCTTTTCAAATTTGTATGCCCCAGAGCATCTGATAATGAATGTCAAAGATGCAGAGAACTGGGAGGAATTCATCGAAAATGCAG GTTCAATATTTTTAGGGCCTTGGACCCCTGAGAGCATGGGAGATTATGCAAGTGGGACTAATCATGTTCTCCCAACTTATGGGTATTCAAGGATGTACAGCGGGGTGTCTCTAGACTCCTTCCTCAAGTTCATAACTGTACAATCCTTAACGGAGGAAGGATTGAAACTGCTCGGGCCGCACGTGGTAAAAATGGCTGAAGTTGAAGGACTAGAAGCTCACAAGAGAGCCGTCACACTTAGACTCCGAGATATAGAAGCCAGGGTCCCAGTATGA
- the LOC113312611 gene encoding histidinol dehydrogenase, chloroplastic-like: protein MKCVICKCVSRCITSAGLYVPGRTAVLPSIVLSFAVIAGYEIVVLATPPGKDGSICKEVVYCAKKAFVTHSYLKAGGAQAISAMAWGTSSCPKVEKIAGPGNQYVTAAKQ, encoded by the exons ATGAAA TGTGTTATATGCAAGTGCGTATCAAGGTGCATTACTTCTGCGGGTCTTTATGTTCCTGGGAGAACTGCAGTTTTACCTTCAATTGTACTCTCGTTTGCAGTG ATTGCAGGATACGAAATTGTTGTTCTGGCTACTCCCCCAGGAAAAGATGGCAGCATCTGCAAG GAGGTGGTTTATTGTGCCAAGAAAGCTTTTGTGACTCATTCTTATCTTAAAGCCGGGGGAGCTCAG GCCATTTCAGCGATGGCGTGGGGGACTTCATCTTGTCCTAAG gTGGAGAAAATTGCTGGACCTGGAAATCAGTATGTCACAGCTGCAAAACAGTGA